From the Entelurus aequoreus isolate RoL-2023_Sb linkage group LG13, RoL_Eaeq_v1.1, whole genome shotgun sequence genome, the window aatctcacaatattatgctagatccacccgacgtccattgcaccggtcgcccagggggggtccccacatctgcggtccccttcaaggtttctcattgtcccattgggttgagtttttccttgccctgatgtgggatctgagtcgaggatgtctttgtggcttgtgcagccctttgagacactggtgatttagggctatgtaagtaaacattgattgattgattgattgattgattgataagaggAGTGATAATTGATTTTGTCGACACttcgtggccacaataattcatcaaGTTAGTAGTAcgttaaatgatgcggacacgtttgttactggatacgttctcgcctgccttggagactttgaatGCGTGAGTAatctgcaactataattatttggcaaCAGCTGTTTGTAAGGGACGGGGggccgtaaacagccatcgcctttgattaaaacagttcaaagaaaagaaaattaaatatatatatttttaaataatacttAATGTCCAATATTTTAATACATtgtgaaatacaatttaaaataaatcatcaaaataaATTTAgagtaaaattatttatttaaaccatttttaaaatgtatttgacgATTCATTCATTATATTTTAACCATTGAtctaactgtaaaaaaaaaaaaaaaagtgtatattttatggttaaaaaaaactggcagctcagtcgccagaattttatcataaaaataacgtcggtactttaaaaaagtaaattacattgtgtgtgtgtggaatagTCACACTGTTATTCATCTGCAGCAGTCTCACTTTTGTCTAATCGGCTCATATTCCTGCTGAATCAGCACAACTGACTCCCCTCCACTCTGATTAGATTTGAAGGGGCTCAGAGtgttaagcacacacacacacacacacacacacacacacacacacacacacacacacacacacacacacactacaaaatGTTGCTTGGGTTCccttacaaaaaaaaccccaccccCACACAATTACTGTATTACTGCAATTAATTTTCTAAATACAGCttgtataaacatatatttgtTACTCAAAGATTGAACATTTTTATGTGGGGAAATACAGATAATAGTGAAAAATGTTCCATAAAACCGTAATGTAGTTAACATTCACATGTAACCTCGCTCAAACTTATTCCAGAACCATATTACATATTTAACTGACTACGTTTAGCAAGTatgtatgtcaggttcaaacactgacgacatctattaaacaacacaagtagcaaggaattaaacagagacagaattaaatgtggctcaattaaggagagacgtctggactgtactctttgcacagcctcaccacgctctggcgaaagactgtacgcctcctcttttatttggacttcccctgattacatggcaacagctgtttctaagggacgggggtcgtaaacagccattgcctttgaTTACAGAAaaagtcgtaaacagttcacagaaaaggtcgtaaaaaaaGTTCAAAGAAGACGTACCTgaaacttgggcagatcctgctttcctcttcgctttgtagttctcgggtcaaaacaaaatctttctgtggattacaatacatgaaagaaacagaacaccttcatgttgcttcccatcctacacagtgggagTTTtccaagccttcttcttggcagGTTCAAAGACGGCttctgtctgctcgccgggaactcatggcaacacaaagttttgtgataacttaagaTACAATTATTCCGACAATGTATAACTTGGGTAAAAGTTTTGTATCGAGCAaacctttaaaaatattttcttgctgatatttgatttatttttagtccctccACTGACAAACTAGCATCTaagtttttttccatacacagtgtggagccgctccacaaatgataataataataataataataataataataatcaccgtCATTACGGCAAATGCGCTGCTTTTTTGGTAtattaagtattattatcactggaggacaaggctaaacatgctgcacaccgagagcaagccagAAGCATgcgtgctaatagctaagctgaCCGCTAAAATGGCTTAAAAACGacagattaaaataaataattattgaagtgtaaagtaagcagatattatcaggaaatgaacaagtacattaataaagattagagagaggataataaaataagtctttttccaatagtagtttttacttttgttttgttgttgagtacttttgactttgttttgattgaACAACTGTAAGTGATAAGAGAAAaaggaagtagtttaaatattgttaaattgtcataataaataatacatgtgatCCCACTTATGGATGATTGGTATCAGAATCAGCAGCATGAAGCCACGATCCCTAGAAACAGTATCGTGACTTATTGCAATAtcaatatattgttattgttattagtgagaagtGTGTAATAAATGAGGATGGAATGATTTGTGTAGTAAAGGTGAAAGGTCAGTAAATAAAGTACatctaaagtatatatatatgtttatttatttcctGGTCCTCCTCCAAAGCACACGGGCGTGTATCCTCTGGTGTCTAAGAGCATGAGGCGCATCGCAGAAGGCAAAGACCCGGTGGACTGGCATGTGCGCACATGCGGCATGGCCAACATGTTCGCCTACCACACTCTGGGCTACCAAGACCTGGACCAGCTGATGAAGGAGCCCAGACCTCTCTTCTTCATCCTGGAGCTCATGCAGGTCACACCcacaactctctctctctctctgtgtgtgcgtgtgtgtgtgtgtgtgtgtttttttgtgtgtgtgcgtgtttttgtttgtgtgtttgcgcgtgtttttttgtttgtgtgtgtggttttttgtgtgtggtttttttgtttgtgtgagtgttttttgtgtgcatggtttttctgtgtgtgtgtttgtgtgggtttttgtgtgtacgtgtgtgagtttttgtatgtttttttgtgcgtgcgtgttttttgtgtgtgcgcgcgtgtttttttgtttgtgtgtgtgtgttttttttgtgtgtgtgttttttgtttgtgtgaGGGTTTTTTGTGTGcgtggttttgtgtgtgtgtgtgtgtgtgtgtgtgaatgcgtgtgttttgtgtgtgtgtgtgtggttttttgtgtttttttgtttgtgtgagtgttttttgtgtgtgggttttttttgtttgtgtgagTGTTATTTGTGTGcatggtttgtgtgtgtgtgttttagtgtttgtgtgtatgtgtgcgcgcACGtgcgtttttgtgtgtgttttcttgtatttctacccttcttcagATATCAACAAGCAAAAGTTTTTGTatggttttttgtgtgtgtgtttttgtgtgtgcttGTTTTTATGCGTTTTTGTGTGTGCgcgcatgtttttttgtttgtgtgtgtgtttttttgtgtgtgtggttTTTTGTTTGTGTGAGTGTTTTTTGCATGCATggcttttgtgtgtgtgcgtgtgtgtttttgtatgttttttgtgtGAGCGTGTTTTGTGTGGTGTGTGTGCGCGCGAGAGTTTTTTGTTTGtgtgagtgtttttttttgtgtgtgttttttttgttaatgtgAGTGTTTTTTGTGTGCGTggttttgtgtgcgtgtgttttttctgtttgtgttttttgtgtgtgttttttcttgtatttctgcccttgagatatcaacaaggaaaagttttTTGTGTGGggttttgtgtgcgtgtgtgtgcatggttTTGTGTGTGCATGGTTTTGTGTGTTCGTGTTTTTTGTGTgggtttgtgttttttgtgtgtctttttgtgtttgtgtgtgttttttgtgtgtgtgtgttttttttgtgtgtgtgtgttttttgtgtgtgtgtgtttttttgtttgtgtgtgtttttttgtgttttttttgtttgtgtgtggttttttgtgtgtgtgtttgtgttttttgtgtgtgtgtttttgtgtgtgcatgtgtgtgtttttgtatgtttttttgtgtgtgtttttttttgtttgtgtgtggTTTTTTGTGGTTTTTGTTTGTGTGAGTGTTTTTTGTGTGcgtagtttgtgtgtgtgtgtgtgtgtgtgtgtgtgtgtgtgtgtgtgtgtgtgtgtgtgtgtgtgtttgtatttctacccttcttgagacatcaacaaggaaaagtatcttccatatgaggaggtgtgaacaagtgatgccaTAAATcagggtcccaataacattgcatccaatagagaatgtctcatttgctccctggtggtgaaatctatcaaaatgagggtggtcccaaaaaggagggatttttctaattgactgtgtgtcggttttaaaagtgctccccctctggtaacaatatgaaataacaagtgtgtgtaaaaatgtgaagcgctccccctctggccaacatatgtaataacaagtgtttgtaagaaattgaaatgtgccccctttggccaaaatatatttaaaaaaaataaatatatatatagagagagacttgttgtaataacttgaagtaaacaatgaagattaaaaacaattacaaaaaaaaaaaaaaaaaaaaaaaaaggtaattaaagaaaagcttaccttttctaatatttgcatagtatgtatatataataaatgttgtaaatacaaatatttatacatctagaaagggtggtcctaaagaggtaggcatttttcggaggtctcaagaagctaatacatacaagaatgtgtgtgtgtgtgtgtgtgtgtcatacatACGTGTGCACGTGACAGGTGCTGCAGCCCAGCGAGTACAACAGAGAGTCGTGGGCCCTCAACGATGTGGAGCGGCTGAAGGCGGTGCCCGTGCTGCACGGTCAGGGCAACAAGCTCTACAAGCAGGCTCGCTACCAGGAGGCCACGCTGAAATACAAGGAGGCCATCATCTGCGTCAAGAACGTCCAGACCAAGGTGGCGACGCCTCGTGTGGGCGCACGTTTGGCGTGGTGACGACGCACGTTTGGCGTGGTGACGACGCACGTGACGAGTGTTTGCCCGCAGGAGAAAGCCTGGGAGGCTCCCTGGCTGAAGCTGGAGAAGATGGCGCACACGTTAACTCTCAACTACTGCCAGTGTCTGCTCCGCATGGAGGAGTTCTACGAGGTCATAGAACACACCAGTGACATCATCAACCAGCACCCAGGTtggacacacccacacacacacatcacttaCCGTGAATAAGACACTatatttttttcctacactttgaaccccggGGTTCATAAAATGTTGGGGCTAAATTATTAGatttttctctagtaacagccaTAATAAAAGTTGTTTaatgtgttcgggtctgtgggacccgttttaatttttataaaaaatattgatgtaatcatagtagtatcgactagatacgctcttgtacttggtatcattacagtggatgtcaggtgtagatccacccatggcatttgtttacactgtgactagagatgtccgataatgacttttttgccgatatccgatattacgatattgtccaactcttaattaccgattccgatatcaaccaataccgatatatacagtcgtggaattaacacattattataatttattttgttgtgatgccccgctggatgcattaaacaatgtaacaaggtttttcaaaatatatccactcaagttatggaaaaaaaaatgccaacatggcactgccatatttattattgaagtcacaaagtgcattctttttttttaacatgcctcaaaacagcagcttggaatttgggacatgctctccctgagagagcatgaggaggttgaggtgggcggggttgaggtgggggggggggtgtatattgtagcgtcctggaagagttagtgctgcaaggggttctgggtatttgttctgttgtgtttatgttgtgttacggcgcggatgttctcccgaaatgcgtttgtcattcttgtttggtgtgggttcacagtgtggcgcatatttgtaacagtgttcaagttgtttatacggccaccctcagtgtgacctgtatggctgttgaccaattatgccttgctttcacttgtgtgtgtgaaaagccgtagctcaaaggcagtgcctttaaggttaattggcgctctgtacttctccctaccgttttaaaaagtcattaatttgaaaccgatactgataatttccgatattacattttaaagcatttattggccgatattattggacatccctaattataatcaTGTTATTACAACTCAAGGTGGGAAGACAGTAAATAAGTCGTATTTCCTGAAATAATGTGGCTGTTGTTCCCCTCAGGCGTCACCAAGGCCTTCTACCTGCGAGGCAAGGCCCACGCGGAGGTGTGGAACGAGGCCGAGGCCCGGCAGGACTTCAGCAAGGTTCTGGATCTGAACCCCGACATGAAAAAGACGGTGAAGAAGGAACTGGGGGTGCTGAACATGCGCATGGAGGACAAGAACCAGGAGGACAGACTCAAGTACAAAGgcatgttttgaagggggaatattTCTACTATGGTGGGCCTCCATTGTTGTGTGCAAACATTTGCTGCATGGACGTCCACAAGGTGGCGCTGAATCTACACGTAATGTGGAGTAATAAATCCAGGCCGCGGCTAGTAAAATCAAATGGCGTGTGTTCATACAAGATGGCTTTTTCTTTAGCTTCCTCCATCTACGTGAGGTGCTGATAATGAAACATCTGTAAGTCACATCGGGGAGCAGAGGAGCGTCCCTCGGGGACACGACGCTCACGCCCATGCAGAAGTGGAATGACCACGCAATCAATGGCAGTAAACGCATCACTGCAAGGACAGGAAATTAAGGTTTGATATGCAAGCTACAAtttgggtgtccaaagtgcggcccgggggccatttgtggcctgcaactattttttttaaagcctgcgGCACATTCTATAAGTTATTTTACAGAAGAAAAAGTGGCATAtaagaggaaaaaaaaatgtatatgactTGTTTTCAActatttaatgactgagacccttttgggtccccgggacctttagtgtgattttttttgtttgttttctaactgtcagtattttaaaaaaaattatgaatcaaacacaatgttgttatgaattatttaatcaattaaggctccaatttcttcacatcaaatatattttgggggggaaatattgcagattttgtattctgtccattaaaaactttttttttttttttgacaaaaagagacaaaaaaaattaaattttgtgtcaaatctgaagttaatctttggatgttttagagcagtggtccccaaccaccgggcagcggcccggtaccagtccgcggaccgattggtaccgggccgcacaagaaattaaaaaaaaaaaaaaaaaaaaagttttttattttttattaaatcaacataaaaaacacaatatatacattatatatcaatatagatcaatacagtctgcagggatacagtccgtaacacatgattgtatttctttatgaacaaaaaaaaaaaatatatatatatatatatttttttttttttttttttaatgttttttttaatgtttttttttgcttaaagttaagttaaaagtaaaaaaatatttttttactgtatgaCTTGTTTTGAATacattaatgactgagacccttttgggtccccgggacttttagtgtgattttttattttttattaattatttaataatttaaggctccaatttcttcacatcaaatatatttTGGAGGGGAAATATTGCAGATTttgtattctgtccattaaaaactggttgttttttttttgacaaaaagggacaaaaaaaattaaattttgtgtcaaatctgaagttaatctatggatgttttagagcagtggtccccaaccaccgggccacggcccggattggtaccgggccgcacaagatattaacaaaaaaataatgataattttttttcatttatttttattaaatcaacataaaaaacacaatgtatacattatatatcaatatagatcaatacagtctgcagggatacagtctgtaagcacacatgattgtatttctttatgaaaaaaaaaatgaaaaaaaacttttttttttaatgtttttttttacttacagttaagttaaaagtaaaaaaaatatttttttactgtatgacttgattttaatacattaatgactgagacccttttgggtccccgggacttttagtgtgattttttattttttattaattatttaataatttaaggctccaattccttcacatcaaatatattttggagggaaaatattgcagattttgtattctgtccattaaaaactggttgttttttttgacaaaaagggacaAAAAAATTCAACTTTGTGTcaaatctgaagttaatctatgGATGTTTTAGAGTTAACAGTCACCAACATTGAGACAATGACAGTAAAACGTTGTGTTATTAGtgttaatattgcaacattttctctttacactttttagaatttttttgaaatagtatttttttaaatgtgccgcgggcctttaaaaaaaaaaaacaggtcgcACTTTGgaaacttcacatcaaatattctattttgtggttttgttttttgacaaaaagggacaaaaatgttttacttcatgTCAAATCTATGTATATTTTAGAGTTAAAAGTAAAACGATATTTGCTTACTTTATGTTGTTTTTAattctttaatgactgagacccttttggtcCCCGGgatttttagtgtgatttttttttttaactgtcagtatataaaaaaaaaatactttaatgactgagagacTTTAGGGTCcgctggaatttttttttctgtgagtatttttattttctttaaaattatgaatcaaaCACAATaaagttatgaattatttaattatttaaggctccaatttctTCACCTCAAATATTCTATTTTGAATTTTCTTTGGGGGGCGGAATTGCAGATGTTGTATTCCGTCCATTAAAAACCGGGGGAGTTGCCATGAAAAACAgggtttgttttgcttttttgacaaaaagggacaAAAAAATGAACTTCATGTTAAAGGATAAGTCTGAAGTTAATCTATGgatattttattgtgaaagtaaaaaatatttgtttaatgtataacttgtttttaacactttaatgacagacccttttgggtccccgggacttttactgtgatttttttttcaaactgtcagtatttaaaaaaaaaaaaaaaaaaaaaaaaaaaaaaagcaacattgatatgaattatttacttatttaaggctccaatttcttcacattaaatattttgaaatattttttgggggaaatattgcagatTTTGTATTTTCGTCCATTTAAAACCGGGGGTTTGACAAAAAGGGACAACAAATTCAAACTAAGTCAACACAGAAGTCTGAAGTTGGTCTATAGATATttcagtgttaaaagtaaacaaaaaaagtttttatgacttgtttttaacactttattgattgagacccttttgggtccccgggacctttaacgtTCACCAAAATGAAGGGGAGCCCTAAGGGTTACATTATATATTGTAGTGGTTTTAAAATGaaacatcaaaatggcccctgcaggcTTTCATTTTCAAGTGAAAATGTCTGGGGCCCCCTGGTATAGAatttatactgatatatatatatagtcgacaCCTTTGGGGAGGCAGTAAAGGATTTGCTCTCCATTTGTGTAAAACGTCTTGTTTTGTCATTGGAACCTTTCTGTCACTTTGTTTCTGGAAGTCATTTGTTTGAAGCGGACTGAGGTGCTGATGATTGATGACACCACAATGTGCCACTGGAACACCAACAGAAAGTCAATTTTGCAGAGCAGCACAAAGCTTCCCTCCATAAAACACTGGTGCTGATgctgagggagggagggaggtgtgtgtgtgtgtgtgtgtgtgtgtgtgtgtgtgtgtgtgtgtgtgtgtgtgtgtgtgtgtgtgtgtgtgtgtgtgtgtgtgtgtgtgtgtgagagagagagagcgggaAGGGAGGAACCCCCTGCCAGGCTGCCCTGCTCCATCGTGAGTAAGCAACATCAAAAGTTCCACAATACAATGTAAAGGAAGTCACGACTTCAAAATAAAACTGGGTGTGGTACGTCCATGATGCTGCTTCAAGTTATCCCTAAAACAAAATTCTAATATTTCCACTCGGCTACACATACAGTAAGTACACGACA encodes:
- the aipl1 gene encoding aryl-hydrocarbon-interacting protein-like 1; protein product: MSAMQDTLLLGLEGIKKTILHGGTGDVPKFITGAKVTFHFRTTLCDDERTVVDDSKAVGRPMEIVIGNMFKLDVWETLLASMRVGEVAQFWCDTIHTGVYPLVSKSMRRIAEGKDPVDWHVRTCGMANMFAYHTLGYQDLDQLMKEPRPLFFILELMQVLQPSEYNRESWALNDVERLKAVPVLHGQGNKLYKQARYQEATLKYKEAIICVKNVQTKEKAWEAPWLKLEKMAHTLTLNYCQCLLRMEEFYEVIEHTSDIINQHPGVTKAFYLRGKAHAEVWNEAEARQDFSKVLDLNPDMKKTVKKELGVLNMRMEDKNQEDRLKYKGMF